Sequence from the Terriglobia bacterium genome:
AGATTCTCTGGGTTGTTGATCAGGCCGTGGCCCTCAACGAGCTGCTCGGAAAGATTCATCAACAGTTCTACCCGACACCGATCCTCTCGGCGCTCTTTGAAGGTCCGATGGAAAAAGGCAAGGACTTGATCGAAGGTGGCGCCACCCTGAATGCGTCTGGAATCGCAGTGATCGGGCTGGCGGATGTGGCCGACTCTCTGAATGCCATCGAGAGGCTGATTTACCAGGAGGGACGGATCCAGTTCTCCGAGTTTCTCAATGCCCTTTGCCGCAACTACGAAGGATACGATTGGCTCCTGACACGGTTGAGGGATCCGGACAGGACACCCCGTTTCGGCAACGACGATCCCCGGGCAGACCGCAACGCCCTCTGGTTGACCGAAACGCTCCATGAGACTGTAAAGGGCAGGCAGAACTACCGGGGGGGAAGATACCGGGTTGGATACTGGACCATGACCAATCATGCCGGCTTTGGCCGTCTCATCGGGGCCACGCCGAACGGACGAAAGGCCGGGGAAAACTTTTCGAGCGGCCTGACTCCCAATTCCGGAGTGACCCCCTCTTTAACCGCAGCGCTGCATTCGGTGGCCAAGTTCCCCCCGCATGTCATCACCAACGGAATGGCGGTGAACCTCAAGTTCACACCCGACGATGGCGATCCGGAGAAAATGTTGGACACTTTCGTCGCTTACGTTAAAGGATATTTCGATGCGACGGAGGACGAGCCCGCCGGTGGCATGGAGATCCAGTTCAATGTTACGTCTCACCAGGACTTCCTGGAGGCAGTGAAAAATCCCGGCCGGTTTGACAAGCTCCTGGTGCGCGTCTCCGGCTACACAGCCTACTTCAAGGACCTGAACCCGCAGATGCAGAAAGAGATCATTGATCGGACGGAATATTTGCTCTCGACCGGTCGGGCAGTACCGTACGAACCATTCCAACTGCCCTGAGGAGGCGATCATGGCTTCGACGATCAGGAAACTTGCTCTCCGTTTGGTTTCCGCCATGTCTTCTGAAGGGACCCAGAGTTCGCTGGTGCGGCGATTCTCGAGGCCCCTCGCGGACCAGCTGTGCGGGAAGGTCACTGATGACTTCATGGAGCTGCTCCTTCGAGGCATGGAATTGTCATTCTGCCTCTCGAAGGGCTACCGGGAGAACATCCGGGGCTTCGAGGGGACCTATGTTTTCAGGACTGACGACGGAAAGGTGGGTTGTACAGCGGTGTTTCACGACGGTGAGATGGCGGTCGACTCCGGCGTCCGTACTCCCTATGAGGTTCGGGTCTCCTTCAAGGACCCCAAGGCACTCTGGAGATTCCTCCTGGCGGAAAACCAGGATATCCTTGATTCCATTTTGGCAAATGAGGTCGAGGTGGATGGGAACCTGAATTACATTTACCGGTTTGGGTTCCTGGCGAGGGACCTTCAGCATCGCCTGGGAGTGGCATGAATGGAAACCCGCCGTCCACTTATCATCGACATTAAACGCGACAGCCGGGAAGACGGCCCGGGCATTCGCAGCGTGGTGTTTTTTAAAGGGTGTCCCCTGCGTTGCGTCTTCTGCCACAACCCCGAGGCGCAACAGTCGGGACTCGAGATCGCATTTGCTGAGGAGCATTGCGTCAGGTGTGGGGCGTGCCAGGAAGCTTGCCCGCGCCTGGCCATCGATCTTGACCGCGCCTCGCGCATCGACCGGGAGAGTTGTGACCATTGCGGACGATGCGTCGAGGCCTGCCCCGAGGGCGCCTTGCGGATGATCGGCACGTACTGGCCGGTGGAAAACCTGGTGCCTCTGCTGCTGCGAGACGTCTCCTTTTATCGGCATTCCGGCGGCGGTGTCACGCTTTCGGGAGGCGAATGCACGATGTTTCCCGATTACGTGCGTTCCCTCTTGCAGAGACTCAAGGCTTGCGGCATTCACACCGCCCTGGAGACGTCAGGCTATTTTGACTACGAGGTGTTTGCCCGCAAGATCCTTCCCTACCTGGACCTGGTCCTCTTTGATATCAAGATCATTGACCGCGAAGAGAGCCTCAGGTATTTGGGACGATCGAACGAAAGCATTCTCAACAACCTTCGCCGGCTCTTGGCGCAGGACACCGTAGAGGTCCGACCCCGGGTCCCGGTGATTCCGGAAATCACCGATTCGCGCGACAATTTCAGCGCGGTGGTCAATTACCTTTGCGAAGCCGCGGCCAGGGAGATTTCTCTGGTTCCCTATAATCCTCTCGGCGCAGCCATGTACACTCGTCTCGGCAGGGCGATTCCCGATGTGCCATCCGGCTTCATGAAACCTGAGCGCGAGGAACAGACCTTCAAAATGTTCCGCGAGATCATTGAGAGAAAAAGGGGGCAACGCCGGCAAACCGAAAACGCCGAATTACCAGGCATCCCGGTGCCTCCTGCGGTTAAAACAGAGGAAAAGCATCCATGAGTAGTTCGGGTGGCAGGGATCCTACACTCATATTCCTCTAATACGAAAATCATTGAAATTGTTACAAAATCGCACATCATTCATTGTAGGGGCGCATCGCTATGCGCCCCTACCGCGAAGATTCCACAATTACCCCATGTGACTCCAAATCCAACGCTTGTATTAGTCCCAATAGTGCCGTCCCGCACCGACCACGTTCCCGAGCACTCTTCACGCAATTAGCTGCCAGTCATCCGAGCAGTCGGACCTGAATGCTACGGGTGTGACAACTGGCTGTGCCCCCATCAGGGCAACCTGAAGTTCACATCCACCGTGGTCACGACCTCAACTGGCGCGCCGTTGAGCAGGGTGGGTCTGTATTCCCATTGCTTGACCGCGTCCGTCGCCGACTGCACGAGCAGCGGGTGACCACTCACCACCTGGATATTGACAACTTTCCCATTGCGATCAATGAGGACACCAAGGACCACCGTACCTTGAATGCGTGCTTGCTTGGCGAGCGGCGGGTACTCGGGTGGAACCTCGCGAACAAGGTTGCGTGACTGTACTGTGCCACCGACGCGGATGCGCTGGACTCCAGGCGCCGCTGGCGGAAAACCTTCCTCAGGTCGAACCGTTGTCATGGGCGGGATCTCGCCGGGTGAGAGGTCCCCCCTCCCCGGTCCGGGCAGGTAAATTCGAACCACCATGACGTTCTCCCCACCGGGGGGGGACAGGGCGATGCGTAAATGCTCGTCGAATTCCCGCACGACCTGCAGCAGGCGGTCCATCTCTCCAGATGTTGCCAAGCTGCCTGCATGAATGGGCAGTTTGCTGAGCAGCGCGTCGCGTGCTGAATCAGTCAATCCTTCAACAACGATGTGACTGACGGTGCGAGGGGTCCCGATAGCACTGTCTGGAGCAGCGGAAGGGTGTGGCGGTAGCTCACCCTTCGATGGTGCAGGAGGGGGAGGGGGTGGCGCCGGGACGGCTTCAGACTTGCCAGGTCCGGGAACACTCGGAGGTGGAGGCTGACTTAACTGAAACTGGATCGAGACTTCGACCTTCTTTCCCTCCATACCCCGGGCATAGTGCCATTGCAGGACGGACTGCAGCGCGGTGCGGCGCAGTTCCGCAGGTCCACCGACGACGGTGGCGTCATTCACAGTGCCGTCGTTGCCGACGAGGACGTTAAGAACCACCGTGCCCTCGATTCCCTTCTCTCGCGCTGCCTGGGAGTATTTAATACGAGCGCGATGGATGAGGTTGGCCTCGCCACTCATCACCTTGACTCCTTCCGCGTCCGTCACCAGCTGGGGGGTGGCTTTCAGCGGCAGCGACCCGACGGCGAACCATCCGGCGATTGCGAGCGCGGCTACGCCCGCGCCGAGCGATAACCACC
This genomic interval carries:
- a CDS encoding M56 family metallopeptidase, with amino-acid sequence MTELAWSNFWSYNGQIALLVAVVALAPFVLRMHDPRARLVYWQIALAACLLLPLIQPWRRAVVAVSGEIVSGVTKSVSVPVSPARRSFPTREFILASLIAGMGIRAGWLILGLYRLRRLRGVSVALDPVSDSVRAVQFRLRNWTHLRVCEDLAGPVTFGVNRAVVLLPPTFLELEPKIQALVVWHELVHVGRRDWPFTVFEECVGTVFWFHPALWWLLAQIQLAREQTVDRHVIQCTQARDGYVDALLAVSGIRERLNMAPAPLFLEKHHLAARVASIVKEVKMSKRRWWLSLGAGVAALAIAGWFAVGSLPLKATPQLVTDAEGVKVMSGEANLIHRARIKYSQAAREKGIEGTVVLNVLVGNDGTVNDATVVGGPAELRRTALQSVLQWHYARGMEGKKVEVSIQFQLSQPPPPSVPGPGKSEAVPAPPPPPPAPSKGELPPHPSAAPDSAIGTPRTVSHIVVEGLTDSARDALLSKLPIHAGSLATSGEMDRLLQVVREFDEHLRIALSPPGGENVMVVRIYLPGPGRGDLSPGEIPPMTTVRPEEGFPPAAPGVQRIRVGGTVQSRNLVREVPPEYPPLAKQARIQGTVVLGVLIDRNGKVVNIQVVSGHPLLVQSATDAVKQWEYRPTLLNGAPVEVVTTVDVNFRLP
- a CDS encoding glycyl-radical enzyme activating protein, which translates into the protein METRRPLIIDIKRDSREDGPGIRSVVFFKGCPLRCVFCHNPEAQQSGLEIAFAEEHCVRCGACQEACPRLAIDLDRASRIDRESCDHCGRCVEACPEGALRMIGTYWPVENLVPLLLRDVSFYRHSGGGVTLSGGECTMFPDYVRSLLQRLKACGIHTALETSGYFDYEVFARKILPYLDLVLFDIKIIDREESLRYLGRSNESILNNLRRLLAQDTVEVRPRVPVIPEITDSRDNFSAVVNYLCEAAAREISLVPYNPLGAAMYTRLGRAIPDVPSGFMKPEREEQTFKMFREIIERKRGQRRQTENAELPGIPVPPAVKTEEKHP